The DNA window aatttttctcttaataAGTCTGTTGTTTTCTTCcagattttaaacaattttaaatcaGGAACTTTCAACACTCTAATTGCAACGAGCATTGGAGAAGAAGGGTTAGACATTGGTGAAGTAGATTTAATTATTTGCCTTGATGCACAGCAGTCAATTACGCGGCATATTCAAAGGATCGGACGAACTGGTCGTAAGAGAGCGGGTGCTTGCATTTTTCTCGTTACTGAGGGGAAGGAAGAGCTGGTAAGATTTGAAAGTGACTACATGCATGAATTATTGTTCTTTTCTATCCAGGTAACTAAATTGATAAGCTATAAATTATCTGGACCAACTTAAAAATGATGGCGGCAAGAAAGACGAAACTTTGATACACAGCAGTCAATTATGGATTTGACGAAGGAGTCTTACCTCTTGTCAAAGACTAACCTTTAGTCCAAGGATTGGACAAATTGGTCGCAATGAGCGGGTGCTTGCATCTTTCTCGCCGCTGCCACTCAAAAGCTTCTATTTAAATCTTAATTCCGTGGCCAAATCGAATGTCTAAAGAGGGCGATTTATTGGAAGGCTCTCTCTTGGAGGTGGTGAAAAATATGCTTTTTTGTCAATCTGTGAAATCAGTTAAAAGGACaactttttaacaaaaaatcatttcacACAAGTATTACAATTACTGTATTTACTTTAAGTAGCcgaatgttttcaagatgaaAAGACTGCTTTTTTAATTTGAGGCTGAACTGCTCCTTCTGAATTGCTGTTCACCTTTTACACTCGattagaatttgattttttacatctcAAGgtttaactggaaaaaaatatcgacaattgaAGTGTTTATTTGTGAGATACTTTGATTAACAAGTAAAGTATTGtctttttcccccaatttcttttcctttttcgacCTATTTTTAATTAAGCCCCTTGGGTGTCAACCGCATAAGTTATATCGTTCAAAGTTAACATCTTCAtgttggagtaaaaaaaaacctcaaaaatctgAGAGATTGTATTTTGGATGATTCAGTTTGAACACTGATCTGCGAAAAAacagtgaattttaaaaaatcccaaATTACGGcgatttaaatcatttttagctcaatttagATGGCATACAAAATCTATATGAAACATTTCcatgtaaacattttttgaaaatatgatagAGCAATACAGAGTGTCACCATGAAGAGTCGAAGAGAGAGAGGTCGAGGTAATGAAAATCGATGTAACAAGCCTTTTCTAATTTGGCTAAAATTGggcatctttgggggtcgatatcttgCAAAGGAAGTGTCGGATGGGATCAGTGTCAtaaaatgatgtaaagaccctgAATACCAGTTTTGAgccaatgggtcactaaatcatgaacgaattttgacttgcgaatatagttttctgaaggaaaatgacgcgaaGAACACGATGCGAACATTAAAAACGCTAACAAGTAACTCAAATACccagaaatgcgcagttcaaatcgctcaacttatacgcaaatttaaaacgccctggtttcgcgccgcgccaaatgatgtcatccggcaccaatcagaagcgggcacgggtttccacgacttccgtcaaatgtctatctactctttgtatatgaaaacaatactaaagtcgaaaatatatcttttgaattcaggacttgaatctcattcatatgttagctgtaataaacgagcaacaattccacattgaaacacgttttattttaacaaacatcagaggaaaatgagagaagattgcaatatgactaccgcagtgcgtcaacaccgtcagtttcccgccattcgggtgcgtttggaatgtcttgcagtttttagatttttcaaaagcgggtttctccgcgatttcggctccataaaaatgctgaaaaatcaccacgttatctactcacattgcactttcagaatattcaataaaataaacaaggtttagtgacccattcaaAGGGGGTCAAGTCCTGGACCTGGTTGACTTGATGTGAAATGATCCAGCTCTTActatttgatttttgttttagagAAGGTTTGAGTCTATTCTCTTTttactttcagaaatttcttaAGTGCCTAAATGCATCATCTAATTTCTCTAAAATGATAGATCCAAAACTTCTTAACACTTCTGTTACTGCAGCAAATCCAAGGATGGTTCCAAAGCGTAAGTACTAATCAATACTCTGTTTCAGATAACTTCTCTGATCTTTTTAATGCAATGACTACCGATGTTCGTATTGTACATCTTTTGACTTCCTCTGTCAAAAAGCCTCATGCTAGCAAAATAAGTCTACTGAACATTGATTAATAAATTACAAGATGGTAGATTAGTTCTGGGTCCATATTATTCTGTGGGAAATTAGAGCCaggaaaagcaaaaaattagaattagagtCATAAACAAACTCTAATGAGTTGCAGTCTTCTGAATTATAACTTCCTCTAGAATACTCAGATAGACATAATATACATGATGAGAGCAACTGAAGAGTTTCAGCAACAAAAAGGCCAAAATCTACCCTCATACGAGGTGTGTCCGGAAAGTATCCGACCTTCTTGATAATCTCGCCATCAACGGTTGATAAGAGGTTGAGGCTTGGGAACACTTTTGCAGGGACTCTCCTGAGTGCAGGTGCACAGCCGGATTATCACACGTTGAATCAGTCGTTGGTAATTTGGTGATTAGTGCGTGCTATTCTGCTATGTTCGTTGCATtttgtttttcctaaaaaaaggaAGTTAAAGAGAGTGGGGTTGGAAGAGTTTGTGAAGAGGATCATCACAGGGTACGTATCTTGGGTCTACGGGTACGACCCTGAGACTAAAGTGCAATCGTCAGTTTGGATCGCACCTGGGAGACCTCGCCCGAAGAAAGCTCGGAAGAGTTGCAGCAATGTGAAGACAATGTTGACTGTCTTCTTCGATCATGAGGGTGTTGTCCGTCATGAATACGCTCCCCAATACTTCATACTCAATAAAGAGAGCTACCGAGATATTTTACGTAGCTTAAGAGGCCTTGGGGAGCGTATTCATGATGGACGACACCTTCATGATCAAAGAAGACAGTCAACATTGTCTTCACATTGCCGCGACTTTTCCGAGCTTCTTATGGGTGAGGTCTCCCAGGCGCGATCCGTACTGACGATTGCACTTTTGTCTCAGGGTTGTACCCGCAGACCCAAGACACGTCCTCTGTTATGATCTTTTCACAAACTCTTCCCACCCCACTCTCCttaacttcttcttttttaagaaaaacgaaAGCAGAAGATCACAGCAGTATAGCACGCACTAATCAGTAAATTACCAACGACTGATTCAACGTGTAATAATCTGGCTGTGCACCTGCACTCAAGAGAGTTCTTGCAAAGATAATCCCAAGCCCCAACCTCTTATCAATCGTTGATGGCGAGATAATTAACAAGGTTAaatactttccggacagacctcgtaTGATTGCAAAAGTGCAGTTGCTTCTGAGTGTGAAGAAAAGTAAGCTGCAAGACTCCTCAGTAAGATGAAAGACAGAGTAGACGTGCCATATACTGCCTAGGCACCATTATCCCAGGAAAAGGAGAGAAAGGTCCTGTTTGTAACCAGGAAGCACAAGCTTGGCCAAATTTTCTATCATAATTGTGAAATATAGTCATTTAATtagaaaaaagcacaaaaaacgaAATGCATGTTAAAGGAGaagtatcgataagggccttttttggctcCCCCCTAGAGGACCTTTCTTCGCCCcacctagaatctggaaatttatgcgggttcttgaagttgactcaatgtagtttatggaaataatcatgatttggtccataggccactggatacaAGTTACGCAGTTGCCTGAACATacgtctgcaggcgtattttagcgaaaatgcctgtttttctttcattccgaggcttttttgacaccgagcgcattgTCTATCTAAAcaagcttttgatatgttatcaaggaggcttaGACACatttaaccctggtttggttttagctatatgatgcgctcatagttaaaaaaaactttttcaaaagtcgactTTTAAAGGGCATCTGCAAAAATCCTAGGGAATTACGTTGCTAGGGGTTTTTTTTGGCTACAATTCAAGAAAATCTCCTTTTTAGAGTTCAACAAGCCTTGATAACTGCCCTCAATACGATACGTAGCGTGCATACAGTTGGAGAGACGTgtttccctaagatttttgcggttgtaccttaaaagttgatttttgaaaaagttttttttaactatgagcgcatcatctaattAAAActaaaccagggttaaaatgtgtcctaaaccCTCcatgataacatatcaaaagctcgttttagttagacaaTGCGCTCAGTGTCAAAAAAGCTTCGGAGTGAAAGAAAAACAGGCATTTTCTCTAAATTACGCCTGTAGACCTATGTGCAGGCAACCGTTTAGCACGTGTCCAGTGGTCTGTGGatcaaatcatgattatttccgtaaactacattgaagcaacttggaaaacccccataaatttccagattctaggtgGGGCCAAGAAAGGTCCTCtaggggggggggccaaaaaaggcccttatcgatactcctcctttttGACCCCAAAAACGGTTTTCATTGAGTCTGCATGTGATAGCATCCCGTAATTTTGAGGTGAGAAGGGATTAGAGTCTGTGATTAAGAACGTGACAAGAGGGTCagaggttttaaaaaattttgtttctattTTGGAGGGGGTGGCAGCTTCTTATATTCACTTAACCAATAACTTGCGTCCTATGTCCCACTATTTTTCCAGTCTAATTGGGTCAGCTTTTTTACCTCCTATTATGCCAGGCAAACTTGAGGCTTGTtttaaatcaaataattttacttgctgcaagtgaaattttgatactaATTGTCTTTCTCGTTATTAACATTAGTAAAAACCCCAGTCTCGGCAGACAGATTGGCACTCTTACTTCCATCCAATTTATCAAACTGTACTTACAATGAACACAAAATAAAAACGCTAAAACGGAGTGCAGGCTGTGACTGAAAACAGTTTGATAAGGCGTTTTGGGATTAATGTGCCCTTTTTCAACCGccaataaaacaaaacaaaaaattaaaaaccacaCATGAGCCGCCGCTTAACAGCTaggcaaaaaaattattatgaactagaaattttgtttcaaagcCATGAAGAATCGAGTTTTGCCAAAGCATTCTATTTCTCTCCTCAAAACTGAGCaataaaagttttaatttttttcatttctcagatattaaaccaaaattacattttgttcacattcaaccagacaaaggaggtaaaaacgaaggaaattttgctgCTGAAGCTGATGAAGAAAGTGGAGAGGGTCCCTCTTCCTCGAAAGGTTTTTTAgttatattttgattttttagaatttaagcTCGGCAATATTTTGTCCACTCTCGAGCAGTGAAAGATAGTAAAAACAACAATAAACTTGTTGCTCGAGATGATGAAAAACGAGAGGAGGACCCTTTACCTCTGAGGAGTCTAAAGTTTAAATGAgtgaaaaatgtccaaaagaAGCTTTTTTTCCTATCTGTGAGGATTACTAAAGTATTACCACAGAATTAAAGTGCACGTTTTCTTATATTTATTGAATTTATTTTCCCTTAGCCTTATAACAGCCTTTCTTTAATACATGCTAGCActtattatattttaatgtACAAGGAAAGTCAAATCTTCTTTATAATAATCAGACAGTCTCTCTCCACACATAATTATATTTCAGCTCTTAGCGCGCACAAAATTCGTGCCAGGAATTCCTCCCCCCGCACAACGTGCTGCGACGCGCGTCCTCCGCCGGCTGCAGGGCAAAGTCCTCAAGTCGTCGCCCCACCACCCGCACCTCGTATCGTGGCGCGATGATCGGCTTCTAGGACACTACGTAGCCGCGGCCAGTGGTTCCTTTCCATCCGTCTCTTCTGTTTCTGCGAACACTGCAGCCAATACCTGGGAGGCTCCTCTTTTGTCCTCCCGAAACTTTCTAGAATTTTCCTAGACATAAAAGAGGGCGTCACATGGCAACAAGTAGTACCTGTTTCTGGAACTTTCTACAACTCTCtccaatttttatcatttagATGACTGTTAGTAAAACGATGACCCTCATTAATCTTCTCCAGAACTTCATAGAATTTTCTCCGACTTTCATAAGGTGCCATGCGACTGACAAtagtttttctcgaatttttcaaattctctcAAATTCTTTCCAGGCGATGTGCAATGAAATTGATGCCCTCGCCATGTCCTTTCGGGAGCTTTCTAAAGAATATTCTCGGACTTATGGATGAGTGTTGCAAGACAACGAGTGGCATTTGTTTCTGGAACTTTCTCAAATGTAATCAAAGTGGTAGTGACAGGAATGTGGCTCGCGATGCGCACCGTGCCCTCCACGGCTAGTTTTTAATTAACACTCGAATTCCCATTAAAGTGTTGATAAAATATTCTTTATTTGGCCTCAGTAACATGATTTTCGTTGTTCTTTCAAGGTCGGTCTCTGCTGCCATCGTTGGCTGGGTCTTCTTGTTGTTTATGTCATAGTTTATTGATTAAGTGTTGGCGAGATGGAAAGGAGGTAGTTCGTCGCATGCCTCAATCCTGTTCGATCTTCCAACTGTGTGGCTCCCTCGCGAACTTTTCCATCCTTTTACTCCTTTCTTGTACATTGTGTTAGCCTGCCTGCACCTAAGTATCTCCTCAAAACTGTCCTCCATTTTTAAGTGTATGTTTATGTTCTATTTTATAGGTCATTTGCCTCACTGATCGTTTGTTTCTTTGACTTCCTCtgcctctcttttttctttcttctttgttcTCGATTAATGTTTGTGAAACTTGATACGAAAGGATATTTTTCGCTGGGAGACTCGAATTTAAGGTCAGCTTTCGGTCAGCTCCAGTATTATCGATTTTTGCGAACTCGTGTTATGAAGTCATATTAGATGAGaaactcatatttttataaattttttgcaatttcaaaatccaagatggcggctgtGGCTTTATATTCTTTCTCGGCTCCTGCTCCATCAATTTTCCTGCAATTTGAtggaaaagaagatgaaaacaAAGTTGTTGTTGTCTTCTCTCTACAGTTAATAGCTATGAGGGGAGGTTCACGAAGCGAGTTGCAAGATCATCGCGTAGCAAGGAACTGGGAGTCCAAGGGCATGCCCCCCTAAGCGTGACAGCTTTTGtagcgagctaatcacggctAGCACATATATAAATATGAGCTTGTTTTGAACAGTGTTAAGAAAGTTGGAGTGGTCATAAGTTTATGCCTATTATAGTCTCCGTACCTAAAAAATTAGTGcatgataaattattaaaaaactgcAGTTTTACAAATGacagtcaaaatcaaatttttgagatttgtATATGCATTATTATTTGGTTGCAGATGCtctgaaaaggaagaagaacaaTTCGAAGAatcaagggaaaaaagaaaaacaatccaAAGAGGCAAAAGTTGAAAGGTCATCTAACAAGACGACTTTATTCTCCTATTTCATCAAGAAAAAtgattcgaaaaattttgattcgtTCTGTGAAAATGATGCAGAAGCCAAAGATATCTTTTTTATCGTGAAAGATAAAGCCCCTAAAAGTGAATCTAAATCATGTGAGCTGGACACTATCCCTAAGGATGATTGTATCAACATTGAAGAGAATCATGTTGATGCAGGTAGCTTTAATTCTCTGAAAGTGGAAGGCTTCACTGATTTGCGGCACAGTGACCTCTCTGGCCCGGACGAGGCTTCTGCCATTAGTTTATCCAAAATTCAAAGTGACTCTAGCACTCAAAATGAAACGAAGCCAATGATCTCACTTTTTCAAAGCTGGGTCAGGAACTACGCAGAAAACAGAAGAGttctttttgatgaaaattggtTTGATCTCATTCATCATTTCATGAAAGAGTCCTCCAAATTTCCTCCGTATAGCTGTAATACTGTAAATACTCCTAAAGATTTCACCCTTGTAGATTATGACATAACATTTAATAGTTCTTCTGATGAATCCGAGTCTCCGGTTATCATGTCAAGGAAACCTTTAGCATCTAGTCCTGTAATACTAGAAAGTGAGCCAAATTTTTTAGGATCAAATTCTCCGATCTTGTCTGGCAACAGTTTTAAAACAATATTGAGTCCTGTTAATTGTAAAGTAAAAACTCATAGTGATCTACAAGCAGGGAGCACCTCCACACCAAAGTTACCTTCTAAGTTCAAAGCAAGTAGTTCTGTAGTGAGTCATCGTATGGATAGTAATTCCTCCTTACAAATATCCATCCCCCTAAAAGTTTCTGTCAGCAATCAAGTAGTAAACAATGACCTAAGAAACAGTAATCGTGCTACATTTGATGAAGAAAATATGTTGAAAATGTTTGGTCTCAGTAGTGATCCATCGTCCTTTTCACCAGAGCctttaactttcaaaatttctagtCTAGTTGGTTGTGAAACATCAAACGGACTGTTTCCTAATGAGAATAATGTGGTCACAACtttcaaaaaagagaaagagcaaGATATTACAGATctgaaagaaattttctttggtTCTCCCAAGTACATTATTAGAGACATGtgtatttcagagaaaaatacaaaaacttaTGAACACAGATCATTGGCAGAACATAACATCTGTAAGAAAACATCTACCTCTTCACCAGAAATTTTGACcagtaaagtttcaaaatcagtGAATCTTGCAATGTCAAAGCAACTGTGTGCTGACGGAAATGGCGTTGCCTCATCTGTCGGAGAGGGGACCAAACAAGCTGACTGTattgaaaatgtaaaacaaaTCTTGTCAGACTCTTTTGACATGTTTCTTGGAAATTTGGAAGATGACTTCTTGCCCTCAGTCCAGCCTCCAGAGAGCTTTTCTCAAGATCAGGTCCTtacacaaaaagaaaataatgctccAAACTTCACTTCAAATATTAAACCCAATGAAAGTTTGAAACCTACAAATTCAAAGAGTACGTCAGGAATTGATACTGCCATGGCTCAAGTTGAGAGTGAATTTGGTTTCCTTCTCAGGAAAAATCTTACGTTTTCTTCTTTATCTACGAAAAGCAGTATCCTGTCAAAAGAGTCTTTGTCCTCTTGCATTTATAGCCCTCAGTTAAACAGAAGGCTCAGGGATGAGTGCAAAAGTAAAGACACAGAATCGTCAGTCCTCATCCAGTCCATGCATAAGACCAAAGATTTTCGACCTGgtaatgaaaattcagatttgcctcaaggaaaatattcaaatgaagATGGTGTGCCATTTATGGAGGAAGAAATGACTAATAAATCGATcgttgtcagaaaattttatgaaggtGGCATGCAAAAcccaaaacttgaaaaagattcttcaaaagaaaataattccaaagaaaatttcaatcttCTAAGTTTATGGAATcccaaaaattcattaaaattttgtgaaggaCCAAAATTGCCTCAGCAAGTGTTTCCTAAGAGGCTCTCGTCCATCAATACAGAAACTGGTCCGAGCAAAATTTGCTCCTCTAACCCCCACAAGAGTTCACCCTGGCAAAATGTTGAGTCTGAGAGTAGAGGAATTTCATTTGCTAACAAACACAACAACTCTTTTATGAATCCATCGGTATCAAAAGACGCTATGTTTAGCAAAAGAGGAGGTGAAATGCTAAAGCCTGAATTTCAAGCTATTCAGGTGAAAAATCAAAACTCACCCGACAGTAAATTTCATGATCTAACTGTAGCTGATCATGCACAATGTAAGAACGAAAGAAgccgaaaaaataaacataagcTGTTGAAGAAGGAGTTGGAATTAAAAAACGCCAATAAGGACGGTCTCTATTCTGGCTGTGATTTCGATGATATATTTTTTGAGCTGCAACCGTCAGATAAACCAAGGAATCATGATGAACCACCAAAAGTATCGAATAATATACAATCATTCCCATCACTGAAGaaagcgaaaaagaaaaaaaactgtgtaaGTATCAGAAACCATTtctttgggaggggggggggggagtttgcATCTTTATGCAGTTAAATATTccaaaggaggagtatcgttttgggccttttccgaccccacctggattttgctgaatgttccATATTTTCAAAG is part of the Bemisia tabaci chromosome 1, PGI_BMITA_v3 genome and encodes:
- the Fancm gene encoding uncharacterized protein Fancm isoform X5 codes for the protein MKEGYTTGSMETGFTVKQVMTLMETFKRKKDIDQNVKNRCNMSLLVCQTLAHAHNLLYTYGFKALYSHFYGESDSCAMPILLKNEKLKSLLRAIDDYFKDKAHEETYVPSHPKFAKLREVIAAHFKTMEQNVELRNSKVIIYCQYRVGVTEAQTALKELEPLVRPVMFIGQSSGKKKSTGLGQKAQLEILNNFKSGTFNTLIATSIGEEGLDIGEVDLIICLDAQQSITRHIQRIGRTGRKRAGACIFLVTEGKEELKFLKCLNASSNFSKMIDPKLLNTSVTAANPRMVPKHIKPKLHFVHIQPDKGGKNEGNFAAEADEESGEGPSSSKDALKRKKNNSKNQGKKEKQSKEAKVERSSNKTTLFSYFIKKNDSKNFDSFCENDAEAKDIFFIVKDKAPKSESKSCELDTIPKDDCINIEENHVDAGSFNSLKVEGFTDLRHSDLSGPDEASAISLSKIQSDSSTQNETKPMISLFQSWVRNYAENRRVLFDENWFDLIHHFMKESSKFPPYSCNTVNTPKDFTLVDYDITFNSSSDESESPVIMSRKPLASSPVILESEPNFLGSNSPILSGNSFKTILSPVNCKVKTHSDLQAGSTSTPKLPSKFKASSSVVSHRMDSNSSLQISIPLKVSVSNQVVNNDLRNSNRATFDEENMLKMFGLSSDPSSFSPEPLTFKISSLVGCETSNGLFPNENNVVTTFKKEKEQDITDLKEIFFGSPKYIIRDMCISEKNTKTYEHRSLAEHNICKKTSTSSPEILTSKVSKSVNLAMSKQLCADGNGVASSVGEGTKQADCIENVKQILSDSFDMFLGNLEDDFLPSVQPPESFSQDQVLTQKENNAPNFTSNIKPNESLKPTNSKSTSGIDTAMAQVESEFGFLLRKNLTFSSLSTKSSILSKESLSSCIYSPQLNRRLRDECKSKDTESSVLIQSMHKTKDFRPGNENSDLPQGKYSNEDGVPFMEEEMTNKSIVVRKFYEGGMQNPKLEKDSSKENNSKENFNLLSLWNPKNSLKFCEGPKLPQQVFPKRLSSINTETGPSKICSSNPHKSSPWQNVESESRGISFANKHNNSFMNPSVSKDAMFSKRGGEMLKPEFQAIQVKNQNSPDSKFHDLTVADHAQCKNERSRKNKHKLLKKELELKNANKDGLYSGCDFDDIFFELQPSDKPRNHDEPPKVSNNIQSFPSLKKAKKKKNCFIEWEAEVSGSDVSEDENEDEDKDQGKPDSFIHDDHASVSNHEHTITAQYLESIKSLPTGPGKFKIPVLSDKIDKNVYSQAFNNDTDYQNDSFCVDEEVWEEYDCSEDEKTFEETVKKTTCKSGKRKRIIDSNSSSEDVIEMHSSFNEESINAEITLLPDYDDNLYTTRKPTRRKICHSEKFSELKKIIEAKKSKNKPGAGTLSEELVGNSVSFVLQKSPAVQKINDVSDSDADSDDFFLKPSGRGINIRPKPSSNSNTNAIGKQTKKKTKMNLFSSDED
- the Fancm gene encoding uncharacterized protein Fancm isoform X2 is translated as MNEEFADDLGIYFNDEEDIYFEEVLKNTRGNDDEFGELKCTFSNLREPESAEEDSVESYHFKPVASNSNSENNGLKGNFSDSFYYTGQEADGFFLPSGNYYYYPTNFPVREYQKTIIETALFNNTLVVLPTGLGKTFIAAVVMYNFYRWYPRGLVIFMAPTRPLVTQQINACTNIMGIPPSDITEITGKSVKTNRIDSWKQKRIFFVTPQVMANDVLKNVCDPNRVRCVIFDEAHKARGNYSYCQIIHNLNIAKVQVRAEDSPDVVKYIHGRKLSHIVLKLDNLWKQFQGKLLELYEDYSRPLKDHNVVRGNISTLSAYQVMTLMETFKRKKDIDQNVKNRCNMSLLVCQTLAHAHNLLYTYGFKALYSHFYGESDSCAMPILLKNEKLKSLLRAIDDYFKDKAHEETYVPSHPKFAKLREVIAAHFKTMEQNVELRNSKVIIYCQYRVGVTEAQTALKELEPLVRPVMFIGQSSGKKKSTGLGQKAQLEILNNFKSGTFNTLIATSIGEEGLDIGEVDLIICLDAQQSITRHIQRIGRTGRKRAGACIFLVTEGKEELKFLKCLNASSNFSKMIDPKLLNTSVTAANPRMVPKHIKPKLHFVHIQPDKGGKNEGNFAAEADEESGEGPSSSKDALKRKKNNSKNQGKKEKQSKEAKVERSSNKTTLFSYFIKKNDSKNFDSFCENDAEAKDIFFIVKDKAPKSESKSCELDTIPKDDCINIEENHVDAGSFNSLKVEGFTDLRHSDLSGPDEASAISLSKIQSDSSTQNETKPMISLFQSWVRNYAENRRVLFDENWFDLIHHFMKESSKFPPYSCNTVNTPKDFTLVDYDITFNSSSDESESPVIMSRKPLASSPVILESEPNFLGSNSPILSGNSFKTILSPVNCKVKTHSDLQAGSTSTPKLPSKFKASSSVVSHRMDSNSSLQISIPLKVSVSNQVVNNDLRNSNRATFDEENMLKMFGLSSDPSSFSPEPLTFKISSLVGCETSNGLFPNENNVVTTFKKEKEQDITDLKEIFFGSPKYIIRDMCISEKNTKTYEHRSLAEHNICKKTSTSSPEILTSKVSKSVNLAMSKQLCADGNGVASSVGEGTKQADCIENVKQILSDSFDMFLGNLEDDFLPSVQPPESFSQDQVLTQKENNAPNFTSNIKPNESLKPTNSKSTSGIDTAMAQVESEFGFLLRKNLTFSSLSTKSSILSKESLSSCIYSPQLNRRLRDECKSKDTESSVLIQSMHKTKDFRPGNENSDLPQGKYSNEDGVPFMEEEMTNKSIVVRKFYEGGMQNPKLEKDSSKENNSKENFNLLSLWNPKNSLKFCEGPKLPQQVFPKRLSSINTETGPSKICSSNPHKSSPWQNVESESRGISFANKHNNSFMNPSVSKDAMFSKRGGEMLKPEFQAIQVKNQNSPDSKFHDLTVADHAQCKNERSRKNKHKLLKKELELKNANKDGLYSGCDFDDIFFELQPSDKPRNHDEPPKVSNNIQSFPSLKKAKKKKNCFIEWEAEVSGSDVSEDENEDEDKDQGKPDSFIHDDHASVSNHEHTITAQYLESIKSLPTGPGKFKIPVLSDKIDKNVYSQAFNNDTDYQNDSFCVDEEVWEEYDCSEDEKTFEETVKKTTCKSGKRKRIIDSNSSSEDVIEMHSSFNEESINAEITLLPDYDDNLYTTRKPTRRKICHSEKFSELKKIIEAKKSKNKPGAGTLSEELVGNSVSFVLQKSPAVQKINDVSDSDADSDDFFLKPSGRGINIRPKPSSNSNTNAIGKQTKKKTKMNLFSSDED